CAAGCAAGAAATTACTAACTTGGAATATTTTCAACATAGATCAATATTTCACCCGTAATAAGTTTAGAGGAATTTAATAGTAGTTTTTTACTACTAAAAGTGATTTGTTGTCCAATAAATTGCTAAGTAATGGGACAGAATTAATTACACAACTGATTTTTCTGTTCCCTGTTCCCTGCGATGCACTGAGCTTGTCGAAGTGTTCCCTGTTCCCTCTCTCAACGAGTGAATTTAATTTTGTCCGACTAAGTAGGTGAACACAATAAAACCAAACTGTGTAAAGAAATGTAAAATCGCCCAAACCCTCTTCACTCTTGCCTCTTGCCTCTTGCCTTTTGCCTTGCCATAACGACAATTTTCAACACCAACCTACTTACTTAATATTGCTATAGTTCAGGTTTGATAACTAAACTTACGCAGAAACAACATTTTGGCAGCCATTAAGAAATCTTTCACCAATAACCATTCTGTACCTGATAGCTTTTTAGCGATGCTGATATGGCACAAAATTTGCTCATACCAATTAAGTTGACTATGATGAATAGAAACCCAATATTCCTGTAAAATTCGCCAATGAGGTAACAAAATTTTTCCCTTATTCGTTGAATCAAACCAGACTGCATAATCATAAAAATTAGGCAACATATTCAATGAATACTGGGGATTATTTTGATTAAATGACAAATAATCAGGAAAGAACATACTCAGGGATTGTTGAGGATGGATTCTCGCAAAGAATAGATATTCGGGAATTTCATAAAATTTTCCCAGCATCCCCAGCCTTAATAATAAAATTCCATCTGCATTCCCATAACCACCCATAGGAGGTATTTGTCTTAATGAACTACTGCGAATAACTCCATAAATTTGATAACACAAATGTTTAGTTAGTAATTCATGAAATCTTTGATGAGCTTTTAGAGAATTAGTATTGAGTTTAATGTCATAATTTTGGATAAATTCTCCCTGCTCATCAATAAAATATGTGTGGGAGTGACATAAAATGTATGTTGGATCTTTTTCCAATACATCCATACATTTCTCAATAAAATCGGGGGCGTGCAAATCATCATAAGCAGCCCATTTAAAATACTCACCGTGAGATAATTCAAAAACACGATTGAAGTTACAAGCACAACCAATATTAGTTTCATTACGATAGTAACGAATCCGTTGATCTTGGGCTGCATAAGTCCTACAAATAGCCTCAGTATTATCTGTAGATGCGTTATCCGAGATAATTAACTCAAAATCAGAAAATGTCTGTGCTAATAGCGAATCTAGGCATTTTTCAAGAAATTTCTCCCCATTATATACAGGTAATCCAATACTTAACTTTGCTTGAGAGTTATTCATGCACAAATTCCTAAAATCTAGGTATTATTTCATTAATTTTTGAAGGTCAGTTTTTTGCAACCATTCATGAGTGCGGCGCATTCCTTCCGCTAAATCAACCTTAGCTTGGTAATTCAAAACACTTTCTGCTTTAGCAATAGAATAGGCATAGGGACGACTCATAAAATCAACTGATTCTGGCAGAATATCTGCCTTTTTCCGAAATAGTTTTTGCCCCTGAAGACGCACTTTTAGAAATAATTTCATTTCCTCTTTAGGTAAAGACATTGGCGCTGGTAAATTTTCCAATGATGCTAAATGAATAAAATACTCCTTCCAAGAAGTTTCTTTACCATCGGTAATATTAAAAACCTCTCCATAAACCGATTTTTCTATGGCTAAAAAGATAGCATCAATTAAGTTATCCACATATAGATGATTCATCACACCTTTGCCTTCATTAGCATAGGCAAATAATTTTTGTCTCATCATCTGAATTGGGCGGACAATCCAAGGCAGACTTCCTGGCCCATAAACATCACCAGCCCGAATCACAATTACTCCAAATTCTGGAGCATTATTGAGTTTTAAAACTTCGATTTCCGCCTCAATTTTTGTTTGACAATAAGCATTATTTTCCCCAGATAGCACACCTGATTCTGTGACTTTATCTGAGTAATCAAATCCATATACTAAGGCAGTTGAAAGATGAACAAATGTCTTCACACCAGCTTGTTTAGCAGCCTTAGCAATGTTTACAGTACCGCTGACATTTATTTCTCGAAAATGCTTAATATCCCCGGCTTCTTCGGCAAATTGAGCGTTATGTAAAACTATATCTACTCCCTGACAAGCTTTCGAGCAAATTGCTGGGTCAGTGATATTACCAACAAAAATTTCTACACCTAATTTTTGGGCTGTTTGATCTTTAACTGGAGAACTTTGAATACCTTTAACTTTCATGCCTTGCGCTACAGCTAATTCGGCTGCACGTAAGCCAATAAATTCATCAATTCCAGTAATTAGCAGAGTTTTATTTTGTAAGTTCATGGGGATGTAGATAAGTGTTCGGTAATGAAAAAGTTATACAATCTAAGTTGAAAAATTGCGATTAAATGCAACTACGAAGTATTGTATTTGCAAAAGCATTTTACCGTTGTGAATAACATTAAACTTCTATCTTTAGTTGGTGTTAATTTGCTAAATATTTAGCAGAAGTTGATTAATTTGAGATGCAACAAATTCCTAGAAACTATCAGCCGGATCAGCAGAACGAAGTTTATTAATAGCTAAAGCTCCAGAGGTAATGCAAATTAAGACTGTAGAGACTAGAACAAGTAAGGCATTATTACTTGTCATCATGATGGGTAATTTAGTTGCCCTCATAGCAAAATCATATAAACCAATAGAAACAATAAAACCAGGAATGTAACCTAATAATGCCAAGATTATTGCTTGTTGAAAAACCACATTCAATAAATATCCATTAGCATAACCAATAGCTTTTAAAGTTGCATAGGCAATAAATTGAGTAGCAATATTGCTATACAAAATTTGATAAACAATTACCACACCCACAACAGAAGCCATGATGAGCATCAGATTAAGAATAAAACCAATGGGG
The DNA window shown above is from Anabaena sp. WA102 and carries:
- a CDS encoding glycosyltransferase family 2 protein, which gives rise to MNNSQAKLSIGLPVYNGEKFLEKCLDSLLAQTFSDFELIISDNASTDNTEAICRTYAAQDQRIRYYRNETNIGCACNFNRVFELSHGEYFKWAAYDDLHAPDFIEKCMDVLEKDPTYILCHSHTYFIDEQGEFIQNYDIKLNTNSLKAHQRFHELLTKHLCYQIYGVIRSSSLRQIPPMGGYGNADGILLLRLGMLGKFYEIPEYLFFARIHPQQSLSMFFPDYLSFNQNNPQYSLNMLPNFYDYAVWFDSTNKGKILLPHWRILQEYWVSIHHSQLNWYEQILCHISIAKKLSGTEWLLVKDFLMAAKMLFLRKFSYQT
- a CDS encoding NAD-dependent epimerase/dehydratase family protein: MNLQNKTLLITGIDEFIGLRAAELAVAQGMKVKGIQSSPVKDQTAQKLGVEIFVGNITDPAICSKACQGVDIVLHNAQFAEEAGDIKHFREINVSGTVNIAKAAKQAGVKTFVHLSTALVYGFDYSDKVTESGVLSGENNAYCQTKIEAEIEVLKLNNAPEFGVIVIRAGDVYGPGSLPWIVRPIQMMRQKLFAYANEGKGVMNHLYVDNLIDAIFLAIEKSVYGEVFNITDGKETSWKEYFIHLASLENLPAPMSLPKEEMKLFLKVRLQGQKLFRKKADILPESVDFMSRPYAYSIAKAESVLNYQAKVDLAEGMRRTHEWLQKTDLQKLMK